The sequence below is a genomic window from Chelmon rostratus isolate fCheRos1 chromosome 24, fCheRos1.pri, whole genome shotgun sequence.
CctggccggggaggcttggggcttggcccaggcaaaccagtgtggaacaaagcaggtctcaaggagaaaagaaagcttgtagtggaacaggtgcgtaggcaggaggagttgttaagggggggaaagcagttggtcaggccaaacagggacaatggttgaattgggaaggtgttgagaagaggaaacttagttggagggacctgtggaatatggaggaaagccgtattaaatttctgataggggcgacatacgatgtgttgccaaccccgcagaacctaagtctctgggtacagggcgatcaatcgtgcccactctgctcaggtacagcaagtttaaagcacattttgtcaggttgtagaattagcttatcacaaggccggtatacatggcggcataatcaggtgctgagaagcttagccgcaggcattgaagagagaaggaagcaggtctctctaaattttctaccccctacccaaacaagggtctgtatccaatccctactttcatctttgactctacctctttactttctacccccctacccaaaccagggtttgtattcccacaccccgcttttattggtgcagttggtgacaggcaggggtagatgatggtagatggtagtgcggcaattggcagttctgtctgtcagtcctccacttgttcagatgttcatgttcccctcaggatgaattgtaaccGCTTTGCTCCTgcaacttttcatctagcgccatcatcaggtcaacagtttcatgtgttcagtacattgatttatgaccaaatacctgcagaactatTGCCGTtccacagctgtgctttgtggcTACTGCTGATTCATTAATTCGCAATAAACATTATTCCTGCTGAACCTAGATGCTAAACATGAACATGCTAGCATATGACTGAAAACGtgttagcatactgatgttagcTTACTCAAAGCCCAGCTGTGCCTAAgtacacacagagctgctagcatgcctGCAGACTCTTTGACATTTAGATCACAGTGACATGGTCAGCCGTTGtatgtattgatttatttatttggagaCAGTTTCTTCTTGTATTTGACAGGCACAGCAGTACCCTCAGATGATCTTCcatgtgtgttgttctgtgtgttttcaggctgtcaGGCTGTCTGATCACAGAGGAAGgttgtgcttctctggcctcagctctgagaTCCAACCCCTCTCATCTtagagagctggacctgaggtACAATCATCCAGGAGactcaggagtgaagctgctgtctgctggactggaggagCCAAACTGGAGACTGGATACTCTCAGGTATGAAGAGGcctgctgcagctacagacagtcagtgtgATCGAGGAGGACGAGCTGGAAACACTGTCTGATCTGTTAATGATGGATATGAGTTTGATATGAACAGTCACACATGTTGGAAGCCTTTTTCCTTTGCTCAGAACATAAAAAGTGGTTGAACATGACAATTGATGCTGTTCGGACAGATCTCTGGATGGTAAAGGAACTGTctgtcattttgagaaatatccTTTTTGCCCTCTTACCAAATAATTTTCTTCTCTGTACAGGTCCAGGAcgtgtttagcctagcttagcacaacgACTGGGATCAGAGTAAAACGAAAATAAACCTTCCAATCTCTCCAAAGCCATTGTATTTAGTTAAAATGTTGACGCTGTAACTAACTATTATTTATATCTTTTAATCTGTCAGCGAttaaactgattaattgattataaattggatgaaaaaatatgtttgCGTATTATTTCCCACatttccaaacaacaaaacttaTTCCTCATCTTTTTGTACAGTGCTCTTTCGAACAACTTGGCAAGGCAAGCACAGATAAGTATGGCTTGGTACCAAATTTTGATGCTTTGATGGTGCCGACTGAATTCCTTCGGTACTATTGAGTATCAGAAAGTGCCCAGACATTCGGCCAGTGCAGCTAACCTGTGTATGTTAACTGAGGACTCGTTGATCTTCGTATTATGTAATTTTTGCACTAACATTATGCGAGTAATGTGACATCCGTGTTTGCTCGCTGAAAGAGAAAGTGCTGGTCTGACCCCCTTCCTCCTTTCAGGTTGGAGCCTGCTGGAGTCAGATGGCTAGGACCTGGTCTGAGGAAGTGTAagtgtatttttaatttaaaataatgaaaaaactGTCAATACGTGAACAGATGATCGATCAATAACAGCAGCTGTCTTGGTTTCTCCATCAGATTCCTGTGAATTCACACTCGACACGAACACAGTACACAGAAGGATCAAACTGTCGGACGGCAACAGGAAGGTGACATATCTGGAGGAGGATCAGTCATATCCTGATCATCCAGACAGGTTTGACCGTTGGCCTCAGCTGCTGTCTAGAAATGGTCTGACTGGTCGCTGTTACTGGGAGGTCGAGTGGAAAGGAGAGGTTTTTATATCAGTGAGTTACAAAGGAAtcaaaaggaaaggagacagtGAAGACTGCGAGTTTGGAGGGAGCGATCAGTCCTGGAGTCTCAACTGCTTTGATGGAGGTCGTTACACTGCCTGGCACAATAACAACGGAACATCCATGACCTCCATCTCCCcgtcctcctccgcctccaACAGAGTAGCAGTGTATGTGGACTGTCCTGCTGGCACTCTGTCCTTCTACAGAATCTGTTCTGACACACTGATCCACCTCCACACCTTCAGCACCAGAATCACTGAACCTCTTCATCCTGGCTTTGGGTTTGAGTTCTGGTCCAGTTCTGGttcctctgtgactctgtgttCTCTGTAGAATGTAGACCAGTTGAGTCTGTACAGGATCACAATAGTAATAGTTCCAAGTGCTaccaaaggcaactggacttgtgAGCCATGGTGTTAATCATGTGACCTTCATGACTCACATGATAGCTGGGCGAATCTATGATCCTGCAAGAGGGTCAATACCTGAGACTTCCTACTAGTTAGTTAGAaatgaagaagcctcttggatgatTGGCAAAATGTCTTTTAGAACCaaaagcaagtccagttgcctttgaaGCCCTTTGAAGAACCAcgacctggatgaatgagaatcttcaccGACAGTTCGTCAGTGATCTTTGTCCAAAATCATTCAAAACTAGAAGGGCACTGCGAGAGCATATCCCTCTTTTAGGCCAGTAGTCCTCTCTTCTCACAAACTTCTCGATCGTTTGTTCTTCGTAAAGCTCATTTGTCCTAATGACCTCTGGGTGAGTTCACTGCATACAATTCAGACTTTGATGTTCGTACGACTATAATTAACTtcatgatatgtgtgtattcCTTTTATTCCTTGGTGGTGgtaatgactgaaatgattgcTCATTTACTTTGTGAACGTCTCCCACTTCCAGTCCTTTTAAAGATGGAAGCTGTGGTCATTGTTTTATGGAAATGGTATTGACTGAACATTTTGTCCTGTGTCGTTTTGTATTCTGGCTCTTGtttaaataaaaccagaacATTACTGTGTTTATCGTCTTTCTTCAAGTCAGGACTGCTGACATGACTCAGCTGAAAGATACGGGACATGGCTAAAGGTTTGTGGACACTGTTCTCCATAAtggaatgtttttttccagaatGGCTGTTCCCTTACCcgagtttgtgtttctgaccacAAAGCAATGATTTCCGATGCCCTCCGTCCACCTCCTGGTCCTTCAGTGAAACTGTTTCTTCATGTATCCTCAATACAAACTCTGCCGGCAACTTTAATGAGGCTGTCACCACTGCATCGACACAGACCAAGAACCAAAAATCTATATCTACACATTCATTACCAAACAACTCGCAACACATCCAccagagaaataaagaggaacTGCAGACCAGCTGAACGGAGATGGACGACGGACCGTCTGGTGCTGTCACATGAAACCATGAAAGAACTCATGATAACTTGTCAGAGAACAGAGGCCAGATCTTATTATTTCTCCGACATCAGTTCTCAAGTTCTCTTCAAAACCATCAAAGCCATAACGAACCCTCCTCTGAGCAAACAGACTGAAGCCTCCAGTAGCAGCTGTTAGCAGTGTTCATCCTTCACAAGGCAAATACATGAACTGGAGCTTCAGAGTGATGATCGCTCTGGAGTGTGTCCACAGCATCACTGGTAGTTATTGACAGCgaccactggagggcagcacacacatccacccacacacactctccctctctctctccccctctctctgtctcccccctctctgtcccccctccctctctgtccccctctctctctctctctccctctctctctctctgtcccccctccctctctctctctcgctctccctctctctctctctctctctccctttccctctctctccctctctccctctctctctctcgccccccccccctcgctctcttggcccccctctctctgccccctctccctctctctctctctctctctctctctctctcactctctctctgtcccccctccctctctctctcttgctctccctctctctctctctctctctcgccccccctctctctgcccccctccctctctctctctcgctctccctctctctctctctctctctcgccccccctctctctgtcccccctccctctctctctctatgcccccccccccctccctctgttgaATGGACACTgttctgaactgaactgaagagtCATGGGACCCTGTTTGCTCGTCCTGAACCATGTGAGTCATATGAGACAGACCGAGAGacagacgaggaagaggagtggaTTAAAGCCGAAGAAAAGATGGAAGACCTACGCCGGTGGGTGAGGGAGGCCGGGCGGTGGGTGAGGAAGTGCTGCTGtggtgaggaagaggacgaagaagagaaagggaggacggaggaagaagatgaggaggaggtgaagatggAAGAGCTCCGCTTCAGAAAGAGCAGAAGTTCAACGTCCCTCCCGCCTGCTGAGGTATTTGATAAGACTGAGCTGTGAGTAACAGTACTCCTGTGTGAGTAACAGTGTGAGTAACAGTACTCCTGTGTGAGTAACAGTACTCCTGTGTGAGTGACAGTACTCCTGTGTGAGTAACAGTACTCCTGTGTGAATGACAGTACTCCTGTGTGAGTAACAGTACTCCTGTGTGAGTGACAGTACTCCTGTGTGAGTAACAGTACTCCTGTGTGAGTAACAGTACTCCTGTGTGAATGACAGTACTCCTGTGTGAGTAACAGTACTCCTGTGTGAGTAACAGTACTCCTGTGTGAATGACAGTACTCCTGTCTGAGTGACAGTACTCCTGTGTGAATGACAGTACTCCTGTGTGAGTAACAGTACTCCTGTGTGAATGACAGTACTCCTGTGTGAGTAACAGTACTCCTGTGTGAATGACAGTACTCCTGTGTGAGTAACAGTACTCCTGTGTGAGTAACAGTGTGAGTAACAGTACTcctgtgtgagtgacagtgtgAGTAACAGTACTCCTGTGTGAGTAACAGTACTCCTGTGTGAGTGACAGTACTCCTGTGTGAGTAACAGTACTCCTGTGTGAATGACAGTACTCCTGTGTGAGTAACAGTACTCCTGTGTGAGTGACAGTACTCCTGTGTGAGTAACAGTGTGAGTAACAGTACTCCTGTGTAAGTAACAGTGTGAGTAACAGTACTCCTGTGTGAGTAACAGTACTCCTGTGTGAGTAACAGTACTCCTGTCTGAGTAACAGTACTCCTGTGTGAGTAACAGTACTCCTGTTTGAGCAACAGTACTCCTGTGTGAGTAACAGTACTCCTGTCTGAGTAACAGTACTCCTGTGTGAGTAACAGTGTGAGTAACAGTACTCCTGTGTGAATGACagtactcctgtttgagtaacagtACTCCTGTGTGAGTAACAGTACTCCTGTGTGAGTAACAGTACTCCTGTGTGAATGACAGTACTCCTGTCTGAGTAACAGTACTCCTGTTTGAGCAAAAGTACTCCTGTGTGAGTAACAGTACTCCTGTGTGAGTAACAGTGTGAGTAACAGTACTCCTGTGTGAGTAACAGTACTCCTGTGTGAGTAACAGTACTCCTGTGTGAGTAACAGTGTGAGTAACAGTACTCCTGTGTGAGTAACAGTGTGAGTAACAGTACTCCTGTGTGAGTAACAGTACTCCTGtgtggttgttgtttttcacactgTATATTTGGAATACGTAGtctttttacagtgtgtatttttggttgTAAATATTTTTACAACGCATCCACAGTTGTTATTTTTTACAGCATGTTccctggttgttgttttttaaggtGGTTTAAAGTTTTATGgggttttaatgtttcacacagttttaaaggttttaaaggTGGATTAAAAATGTCTGAGATGATCCTGTTAATCtggtctctgtctgtgtgtcacagctggaTCTGGACCAGTCCAGCTCGTCCCCCTCTGGGTCCCAGCCTCACTGGTTCCACACTCTGCAGTCCCGACGGCTCCGAGTGCACCGAGAACGCAGCAACAGCGACCCACTGAGAGGGAACAGCTGCCAGGACCACTTCACCTGGGTCAGAAAATATCTTACCTGTCAATCATTGTGAcccttttctgccttttggTTCCAGTTTAtcctcacctgtctcacctgtctcacctgtctcacctgtctcacctgtctcacctgtctgcctgcgAGTCATGCTTTTGGGGACGTGAATAACTAATGAGCTGAGGCCTCACTGATGTGTCGACTGAATGTTGCTGTTAGAATCAGAAAAGTACATTTCCAGACGTCTCGACCACGAAGGACAGGACATGTGACACACGACAcgtcaaacaaacacactgtctgATGTGATGCTCACACGTGTCCTCTGCTCAGAAACCAGGTCTTCAGTTTGGAGCAGCTCACTCTTATGTGAGTCTGGAGAAACTGGGTGAAGGAGCGTACGCCTCAGTCTACAAAGGAATCAGCAGGTCAGTCCGGCTCCACCAAACCAGACTGTCCATTTCACCTGCTGCACCAGCACCAGAACTACAGACCAGAATCAGTCTCAGCTAAAACTAAAGACCAGAATTAGTCTCAGATGAAACCACAGACCAGAATCAGTCTCAGCCAAAACTACAGACCAGAATCAGTCTCAGCCGAAACCACAGACCGGAATCAGTCTCAACCAAAACTACAGACCAGAATCAGTCTCAGCCAAAACCACAGACCAGAATCAGTCTCAGCCGAAAACTACAGACCAGAATTAGTCTCAGCCAAAACCACAGACCGGAATCAGTCTCAGCCAAAACTACAGACCAGAATTAGTCTCAGCCGAAACCACAGACCGGAATCAGTCTCAGCCAAAACCACAGACCAGGGAGTCTCAGAAAGAGTTGAGATGTAGGCCCATGTTTTCTGAGCAGCTCTTCCTCATTCAGACATCAGGCCAGGACGTCATGTGCCACAGGTCGAAGTTAAACTGTCGTCAGGCAGGAACATGGACTTCGGGACAGGATGTGAATCCTCCTTccagcactgaaaacaaacactgacttcttcttctgctttgctTGTCGAGGATTAACGGGCAGCTGGTGGCTCTGAAGGTCATTCGTATGAAGACGGAGGAGGGCGTCCCATTCACCGCCATCAGAGaaggtgatgtcacacacacacatacacacacatttacacaaacacacacacacacacaaacacacatttacacaaacacacacacacacaggatttctttgtgtgtgttgaatatgtttttttttcaaatctccTCTACACCTCACCCACAGCCACcatttttttacagtgtgtgcgATGGTTGCTActttttttacagtgttgtatgttttgcagtgttttcttttgtcatcattttgttACTCTGTGACCTCATTATTTTTTACAGCGTAGCATTACAGGTTATTTTAGTCCTGATTCAAGATTTTTGGAAATAATTTTTAAGGTGGAtttaacccataagaacccatcttggacagtagggggtggtgttttgaaaaaaaatgtcagaaatgtgttctatgtggtctatttagtctgtcttatgtcccccataattttcctaaaagcagaaatgggtccaGGTTCTTATGGGTTAAGGTGGTATTAGGGTTTTTCAGGGGTTTATAAAGGTTTAGGGTGGTTTGGGGTGGTTGGGTATACAGTCGTGTTCAGTTGGTTTAAGGTGAGATTGGGATTTCAAGGTGATGGTAAGGTTTAAGGGGTTTTAATTAAGTTTGAAAGTTTTAAGGTGGTCATCCTGgttgtaaatgtttttacagcagtacagacattgttgtcatgttgtgtgtgtgtgtgtgtgtgtgtgtgtgtgtatagcttCTCTGCTTAAAGGCCTGAAACACGCCAACATCGTCGTCCTCCACGACATCATCCACACCAGAGAGTCTCTGACCTTCGTCTTTGAATACGTGGTGAGAACCCTGAGAACATAGAACCCTGGGAACACAGGGCACTAACATCGGAGCCTGGGAACATTAGGATGACCCTGCAGAAAGTACTGATTCGGTTGTGAAGGAAAGCTAGTTTTACTTGTTACCAGGGGAACGTTGGTGTTTACACCCCCCCAGCACAGGAGCTTCGTCCTGACGCAGAGCAGCCGGAGGACGTCAGAGGGAAACCCAGAAAAGATCCAGTTTCAGCAGAATCAGTCAATAAAGTTACACTCCTCTGCAGTGTTGTTGTGATGCGAACAAGCAAAGGATGCTGCCCCTGGGCTTTTGGGGAGGGGGGCCTTAAAGAGATGGGAGCTGAAGCAGAATCTGAAATGAGGGTCTACATGAGGGTCTGTGATTCATGCAGAGCccagaatgaaaacacagagctggAAATGAGCACAGCAGGCCCGTTCGGCTCTTATCTGTTCTTGTGTCGTTGCAGCAAACGGACCTGGCCCAGTACATGAGCCAGCACCCCGGAGGACTGCACTCACACAACGTCCGGGTTCGTTCACACCAGAAACATCTCCCATCCTTTTATCgtgctgtctctgcagctcgtatcaacacataaacacacacatggacacacacggAGCTGTTGGCAGATCATTCTCTGGATCAGGATGGTTGTTGTTtatccttgttgttgttgttgtttgtcattgttgtcattgttgttgttgttgttggaggcgttctgtctgttgttgtttgtttttgttggtattgtgtttgttgttgtttatccttgttgttgttgtttgtcattgttgtcattgttgttgttgttgttggagacgttctgtctgttgttgtttgtcgTTCATTGTTGTTTTCGTTGCAGATCTTCATGTTCCAGCTGCTGCGAGCTCTCTGCTACATCCACAGCCGGAGGATCCTCCACAGAGACCTGAAGCCTCAGAACCTGCTCATCAGCTACCTGGGAGAACTGAAGATGGCCGACTTTGGTCAGGGACTGAGCCTCCACATGGAGCTCCACCCACAGGCCACAAGCTTTAACGATCGTCtctcattcataaaaaaaacaggaaacttgTCGTTTTCTTGTTGTTCTCAGTATCTTTAATTGCTTTGCACAGAAAAACTAAATTCAGCCCATCAGCAACTAGTTTACTGaggataaaatgttaaataaagcTAGTTAGCAGCTAAGCTAATACTGAGAGTTACAGATCGATGCTTATAATCATCAGCATCCCagattttttgtgtttttttattgctgaGAGACACTTTGTAAAGTTTTTGGGGGCTGGACGGACGTGTAGCTCTTCTTTACTGGTGGTTTCTAATCTGTTGGTACTGAATGGACCTCTGTGTCTGGATCTGGGTTCAGGTCTGGCTCGGGCCAAGTCCATCCCCAGTCAGACCTTCTCCTCGGAGGTGGTGACGCTGTGGTATCGACCCCCCGATGTCCTGCTGGGATCGACAGATTATTCCACGGCTCTGGACATCTGGTCAGTACAGACGAACACACTGGTGCTGTCTGCAGGATGCAGAGTAACGACGTAGCATCTCGATCCATTCGTGGATATTTAAGATTTATAACTGATGTACGGAAACATCTGAAAAACGGAAAACATGGAAGATGTTCAGAGAACATGTGGTGTACCACAAGCATCTGTTTCAGGCTCTTTGTTATTGACATGAACAACTTTTCATTGGCTGGAAATCGTGTTTACTTTGCAGGTTTTATCTCATATCGTTCCATCTGTTTTATCTTTatgatctgaaaatgtttcttcacATTGAGTcgaaggagaggacagaagatgACGTCATGGTGTGACTTTACAtaaagtttttgtgtttgaatcagGGGAGCTGGGTGTATCTTCATAGAGATGCTGCAGGGGGCGCCGGCGTTCCCAGGAGACACGGATGTGTTTGAACAACT
It includes:
- the cdk15 gene encoding cyclin-dependent kinase 15; the protein is MEDLRRWVREAGRWVRKCCCGEEEDEEEKGRTEEEDEEEVKMEELRFRKSRSSTSLPPAELDLDQSSSSPSGSQPHWFHTLQSRRLRVHRERSNSDPLRGNSCQDHFTWKPGLQFGAAHSYVSLEKLGEGAYASVYKGISRINGQLVALKVIRMKTEEGVPFTAIREASLLKGLKHANIVVLHDIIHTRESLTFVFEYVQTDLAQYMSQHPGGLHSHNVRIFMFQLLRALCYIHSRRILHRDLKPQNLLISYLGELKMADFGLARAKSIPSQTFSSEVVTLWYRPPDVLLGSTDYSTALDIWGAGCIFIEMLQGAPAFPGDTDVFEQLQKIWMVLGVPSEDSWPGVSQLPNYKPEWFVHCEPKQFRTVWKRLNQLPYKTEDLVQRMLKGVPTDRISAQDCLQHPYFSTLPPPIMHLRDTVSIFKVPGVRLETEVRDIYNPGRKVRTSLLSTAKYW